The segment ATGTAATCTTAAGCCATCGCCGTGAAAAGATGACGGCACATGAAGCAAACATCGACACACTTCTCCAGTCAAAAGTAGAAGTGAAAAAACCTTTCGGCGTAAAGGAACTGGTTGGCGAAAACGGCCAAGTCCGTGAAATCATTTTGGTCGACAAAGAAGGCAATGAAGAGCATATTGATGCCGATCACGTAATCGTCAACTATGGCAATATTACTTCGCTTGGCCCGATTAAAGAATGGGGCTTGGAGATGGAGAAAAATTCTGTAGTCGTCAATTCGAAAATGGAAACGAGCATTCCAGGGATTTACGCAGCAGGAGACATTGCCACTTACGAAGGTAAAGTAAAATTGATTGCAGTAGGTTTCGGTGAAGCGCCGACAGCGATTAATAATGCAAAAGCATATCTTGATCCAAAATCGAAAATCCAACCGTTGCACAGCACCAGCGTATTCAAATAAAAAATGAACCGGCCATTTGGCCGGTTCATTTTTTTATGTTCTTTTTGGTTTGTTGACGAGCGGGTCTTTCTGTATGGTTTTAAAAAACGACACACCCATCAGAAGGATGACCAACGAGAATGGCAAGGCCGCAATGATCAATGCGTTTTGAAGGCCTTGCGTTCCACCGGTATAAAGGACGATGGCTGCAACTGCTGCCTGGATAAACCCCCATGTGATTTTTACAAGATTCGGCGGATTCAAAAGACCGCCTGTTGTTTGCATGCCCAGCACGAATGTCGCGGAATCGGCGGAGGTGATGAAGAAAATAGCGATAACAAACAAAGTGAAGAATGCCATCAGCGTGCCGAATGGATAATGCTGAAGCATTCCGAATGTTGCTGTTTCGATACTGTATTCAGAAATTTTTGCAACACCGTTTTGTTCCAGGTTCAATGCAGAGGCACCGAAGACGGCAAAAAAGATGAAGCAGACGAGCGACGGTGCGAATAATACACCAATCATAAATTCTTTGATCGTACGCCCTCTTGAGATGCGGGCGATAAAAATTCCGACAAACGGTGCCCATGAAACCCACCAAGCCCAGTAAAAGATAGTCCAGGAATTGACCCATGCCCGTTTTTCCGGATTCTGAGATTCCAGGTTGAAGCTCATATTAAAGAAATTATTAAGATAACCCCCGAATGCATCGGTAAACGAATTCAATATGTATAAAGTCGGCCCCGCGAAAAGCATCATAAGAAGCAATACAACTGCTACGGCCATATTAATATTGCTTAAGTGTTTAATGCCCTTTCCTATTCCTGACCACGCTGAACCTACATATAAAACAGTGGAAATAGCTAAGATAAGGAGCTGGAAAGTAAAAGTGTTTGGCGTTCCGAAAAGAAAGGACATCCCTTCATTCAATTGCGCAGTGCCGAAGCCTAAAGTCGAAGCAACACCGACGACTGTAGCAAAAACAGCCAGGATATCAATCAGTTTTCCTGGAGTTCCTGCCATGGCTTTCTCTCCGAATAGCGGCACCAATGTGGCGCTGATCAAACCGGGAGCGCCATTATGGAACTTGAAATAAGCAAGGACCAGTGCGACAATCCCGTATACTGCCCATGCATGCACACCCCAGTGGAAAAAAGAGAACTGCAGGGCTTCCGATATCGCTTCCTGCGAACCAGGTTCTGAACGCGGCGTGCTGGTGAATGCGTGGGATATCGGTTCTGCTGTTGTCCAAAATACCAGCCCCATTCCCATTCCGGCACTGAATAGCATCGCAAACCAGGTCGGCAATGAAAACTCTGGATCTTCATCTGCTTTTCCCAGTTTGATATTTGCATATTTAGAAAAAATCATATAGATGCAGAATGCTAAAATAACAAATACCGTAATTAAGTAATACCAGCCAAAAACATCTGAAATGACAGCTGTCAGATACCCGGTGTACCCATTGAATGTTGTTGGCGAAACAAGTCCCCATACTACCATGCCTAGGCACAGTACAAGAGAAATCCAAAAAACTGATGTGACTTTCTTCATTTTTCCCCCTCTTTCCTTAAAAAAGCTTACAAATAAACAATAATTCCCCAATATGATTCACATAAACCCAATAATTGAAAGAATCTGCTTCATTACAAAATGTAATACGGATTGAAATGACGTAACGCAATTGTTATTTTATAACTGTCGTTTTGTCATCTGAATGAAATGTTTAGGTGTTATGATGCTCCTTGTTAGTGAAAAGGAGGAATTTCATTTATGAAAAAACATATCATTGCACTAACTGCAATCGCAGCGTTAAGTGTAGGGGCAGCCGGTCAAGCCAGCGCTCAATCATCGTATACAGTAAATTCAGGGGACACGCTTTGGGGCATTTCACAAGCGCAGAACGTTTCAGTAGAACAATTAAAAGGGTGGAACGACTTATCATCGGACCTTATTTTCCCGCAGCAGCAGCTTGAACTTGGTTCAGAAGGCAAAGAAGCAGCAGTATCGGAAGACAGAGCTACATATACAGTAGCAAGCGGCGATACATTATTTAAAGTCGCTCAAGCACATAATATTTCATTGGAAGAACTAATGAGCTGGAATGGGATTACAGGCCACTGGATTTATCCTGGAGACAAATTAGTTGTCAAAGGCGGAACACCAATCTCTGTTCCTAAAGCACCAAAAGAAGCAGCAGCACCTGCTCAAGCAGCACCAGCAGCACCAGCAGCAGCGCCTGCTCAAGCAGCGGCTAAAGCACCTGCCAAAGCAGCAGCACCCGCACAAGCGGCTGCATCAACTCAATCAGGTAAAGAAATGACTGTATCGGCTACAGCTTACACAGCATTTTGCGCAGGATGCTCAGGCGTTACGGCAACTGGACAAGACTTGCGTTCTAACCCGAACCAAAAAGTAATCGCAGTGGACCCGACAGTTATTCCATTAGGATCAAAAGTTTGGGTTGAAGGCTACGGTACAGCAATTGCTGGAGATACTGGCGGCGCAATCAAAGGAAACAAAATTGATGTATTTATTCCATCACAAGGTGCAGCTCTTGACTGGGGCCGCAAAACAGTTAATATCAAAATCTTAGATTAATAGAAAAATGCTACAAAGCCGAGGTGACCATTCCCTTGGCCTTTTTTATTGCTCCAAAAAGAGGCAATCCATGGCGGATTGCCTCTTTTTTGTTACCCCGAATTCAATGATTTTTTTATTTTCCTGAAGTATTTACTGTAATAAGCGGCTGAATCGAATTTTCCTTCAACCCGAAACGGATTATATTTTCTCTGCCTTTTTTGTAATCCGGATCTGTAATTTCCGGATACAGGTTTGTCAGGACAGTCGCGGAGGAACCTTGGATTTTTACTTCATCCTGCTGGAAAGGAATAACCTTATTGTGTACAGCGTTTTCCAATCCGATTTCGTCTTTCAACTGCTTCTGAAATTTGTTTAAGTAAGCCTGGTTAAAGCATTCTACCAGAAAAATCATGAGGAAGATGAACAAGAGAGCGAAGACGAGAGCAAACCAGTCATCCTGAAGAAAGTATAAAGCAACGGCGGGAGCTAATATAAACAGGAATAAAAACATCATATTGGCTACCCGATAGAAATAGACCTGCTGTTCCGCTTTTTCGATTTCCACCGAATAATGCTGTTTCAACCTTTGCACATCCATAATTTGATAACGCTCCAAATCATATTCAAGCTGAGGGCCAAAGACACGTGTCAATGTGATATACCGGGTATCCGTGTCGAAATAATAGCGTAAATCCAATAAAGAATCCTTCCATTTCAAATACTGGGGAACTTCTTTTAAGGATACTTTTAGGTCCATTGGAGCCATCCTTTCTTAGGATAATAATATTTTGGTTTTCACGTGTAAAATTTGATGTGTTAGGTTATAATATTGAAATATTCCCACTATTCTTTTTTATCATATAAGGAGGCAGGCGGAATGTCAAAAAAAGAAAAGAATTTTTCCAGACGCGACTTTCTAAAGACCTCAGGTATAGCTGCTGGAGCCCTAGTAGGCGGTGGCATAATCGGAGGCTTAATCGCTTCCAATACAGGGACCCAAAATGCTTTGCCTGGTACATCGCCAGCTACTGATGGAGAAGCAGGTTCGGCAGGCGGAGCCAGAGGGTTGATGTTCTTCAAGAATGATGCAGAGTTCCAGATTTTAGCCCAAGCTACAGAGCGGATTTTTCCAGAAGATGATTTAGGGCCTGGTGCTATCGGTCTGGGTGTTCCTTACTACATCGACCAGCAATTAGCCGGGGCTTATGGTGAAAACTCCAAAGAGTATATGCAAGGACCTTTTTTGGAAGGGGAAAGCACGCAGGGATATCAAAGCCGGTTAAGAAGGAACGAAATGTTTCGGCAAGGGCTTCAAATAATGCAGCAAGAAGCGCAGAAGCGTTTCAATGCAAATTTTGTAGATTTGGAAGGCAGACAGATGGATGAGATTTTAACCGCATTCCAAGAAGATGAGATTCAAATGAAAGGGGTTTCTGCTCTTTTCTTTTTCCGGATTTTGCGCAGTGCCACATTGGAAGGAGCCTATTCCGATCCGATATACGGCGGCAACCGCAATATGGAAGGTTGGCGGATGAAAGGATTTCCAGGCCACCAGTCAGCTTATATCAATCAGATTGAAAGTGAAGAATTCCAGGAAATTGAACCGCAATCACTGGGAATGAAGCATTAATAAAACTAGGGGGAGTCATAATGGTCACGACTTTGGATAAAGTAGATGTAGTGACAATAGGAGTTGGCTGGCTTGGAGGCATTATTGCAGCAGAATGTGCGAAAGAAGGATTGAAAGTTGTCGGTTTGGAACGCGGACGGGAAAGAGGCACTGCAGATTTCGCAAGTGTCCACGACGAACTCCGCTATGCAATCCGTTATGAATTGATGCAGGATTTATCAAAAGAAACTGTTACTTTCCGCAATAATCGGAATCAGCGGGCATTGCCAATGCGCCAAATGGGATCTTTTTTGTTGGGTGAACACTTAGGGGGAGCTGGAACTCATTGGAATGGCCATACTTGGCGCTTTTTGCCATATGATTTTGAAATCAAAACACTGACAGACCAAAAATACGGGGCCAACAAGCTGTCTCCTGACTACACAATTCAAGATTGGGGAATTACCTACGATGAATTGGAGCCTTATATGACCAAGTTTGAGCAAACAGCCGGTATTTCGGGCGAAGACAAAAATCCATTCTGGGGCAAACGGTCAGCAGACTATCCGACTCCTCCGATGAAGAAAACACCTATTTTAAAGAAATTCGAGACAGCGTCAACTAAACTAGGCTACTCACCTTTTATGTTGCCGTCTGCAAATTTATCAGAAGCCTACGAAAATCCGGATGGAGCGAAAATCAACGCCTGCCAATACTGCGGTTTTTGTGAACGTTTTGGCTGTGAATATGGGGCCAAAAGTTCTGCGGAAATTACGGTCATACCCACAGCCCGCAATACGGGGAATTTCGACATTAAATTCAATGCCAATGCAGTGGAAATCATGAAACAAGGGGACAAAGTCACCGGTGTCCGCTATTTTGATACGGTCACTTTTGAAGAATTTATCCAACCGGCGGAAGTGGTCGTGTTGACAAGCTATGTGATGAATAATGCTAAATTATTGATGGTATCAAAAATTGGTGAACAGTATGATCCTGCAACCGGCAGAGGAACGCTTGGCAAGAATTATGCATATCAAATTTTGCCAGGAGCATCCGGCTTCTTTGAGGAAAAAATGAACACCTTTATGGGGGCTGGGGCTCTTGGAATGACAGTGGATGATTTTAATGGAGATAATTTCGACCATGCGGATCTGGATTTTATTCATGGGGCCAGTCTTTCCATCACACAAACAGGAAATCGGCCGATTCTGACAAACCCAATTCCGCCTGACACGCCATCTTGGGGAGCGGAATTTAAAAAAGCGTCGATTGAAAATTTTACAAGAACTTTGAGTGTTGGAGGACAAGGGGCTTCCATGCCGCATAAAGAAAACTACATGGCGTTAGACAGTACGTATAAGGATGTTTATGGCGTACCATTACTTCAGATCACCTATAATTTTACTGATCAAGACAAGGCCTTACACGCTTATCTAACCGAAAAAGCTGCTGGCATCATGCAGGAAATGGGCGCCAAAACAGTAGTTGGTGGCAGCCCAATTTCTGACTATGATATTGTTCCATATCAGACAACTCATAATACAGGTGGCACTATCATGGGGGCAGATCCGGCAACCAGTGTGGTGAATAATTTCTTGCAGCATTGGGACGCTGAAAACCTTTTTGTCGTAAGTGCTGGCAATTTCCCACATAATGGCGGTTACAACCCGACTGGAACAGTGGGGGCACTTGCTTATCGCTGTGCGGAAGGTATTATCAATTACAGTAAAAATGGCGGAGCGCTCGTATAACAAAGGAGGAGAAAGTTTATGGGAGGTTTAGCATCAATTGGCGTACCTGGATTAATCATTATTTTAGTCATCGTACTTATTTTATTCGGTCCGAAAAAGCTGCCGGAAATTGGCGGAGCAGTCGGAAAAACATTCTCGGAATTCAAACGGTCCACAAAAGGGCTAATGGATGATGACGAAGACGAAACGGTTGAAAAGCAAGAGAAAAAATCCGAAAAATTATGAAGGTGGTTAAATGGATCCGTATGGAGAACGCAAACTAATTAGCCCGCTCAGCAAGAAAGCAGCTCTTCTGGGAGAAAGTGCTGAAAAAATTTTAGAAGAGCCGCCGGTCAAACCGGAGCCGCCTAAAATAGAGCAACCGGAAGAACAGGCAGAAAGTTTGGTGGATCATTTAGGTGAATTGAGAAAGCAGTTGATAAAGAGCATTTTTGTCTTTTTATTCTTCTTGCTGTTGGTTTTTTCGACCTTGAATTTTTGGTTTCCTTATATCGTAAAAGGCCATGATCTGGTGATTCTAGGGCCTTTGGAAGTCATTAAATTTTATACTTCAATTTCGGCAACGCTGGCGCTTGGTCTTTCTTTGCCATTTCTCTGTTATTTTCTATGGCAATTCGTTAAGCCTGGTTTGCTGGAGACAGAAGCACGGTTTGTTGGCCTGTATTCGCCGGCTATGCTGATCTTGTTTCTTCTTGGCATATCGTTTGGCTACTTTATTGTCAATCCTTTGAGTTTCCAGTTTCTAATCGGAATGGGTGAAGCGAATTTCGCAGTCATGATTTCGGCAAATGAATATATTCATTTTCTGATTATGACCACTATCCCGTTGGGGCTTCTTTTTGAAATGCCGATTGTTGCTTTATTCTTGTCCTCAATCGGATTACTGACGTCTGAATCAATGAAAAACGTACGGAAATGGTCGTACTTAGTGATTGCGATTGTATCGGCTTTAATTACTCCGCCAGATTTCATCAGCCAATTAATTGTGCTGATTCCAATGGCTGTTCTTTACGAAGTAAGCATTTATATTGTGAGAAGAATAGAAGTGAAGAAAGCCAATGTTGAATCTTCTGCCATGTGAAACGATGAAAAGGAAAAGCTGCATTTCGGTGCAGTTTTTTTATATTTTAATTTATAAGAAAATTCCGATATTAAATGGCATTCCTTTTAAAACTTCTATACACTAAAGGGGTAAGGAAGTATAAGTATAGGTGGAAATCCCGCAGAAACAGAATCGGGAAACCAAGAGGAGGAGGAGCGGCATGACGATCAATGTAGAAGAAATTGAAGATCTGAAGACTGTAGATGTTTCAAAATTAGTAGAAGAAAGTGAAGCGGAAGGTTACCGCTTTCTCAAACGGCTGGTTAGCCAATACGAAGATGGCACCAATACATTTAATCAGGCTGGAGAAGCATTGTACGGCGTATGGGATCAGCATGGCCATTTAATAGCCATCGGCGGCTTAAACCGGGACCCATATTCGAATAAAGAAGGAGTCGGCAGGCTGCGCCGCTTTTACATTTCTCCCAACTCCCGAAGACAGGGAATTGGCACGTTGCTTCTGAAAGAAATCATCAATCACGGGCGCGATCATTTCAAAGAAATTGTGGTACGGACAGATTCAGCCGCTGCAGATGCTTTCTATCGAGCCAATGGTTTTTCAGCCGATCTTGGACTTCCGGAAGCAACCCACGGATTAACACTGGACAACGGAGTAAAAGAAACGGCACGGTAAAGTGAAACTTCAATCAGTGGATGTTCTTCCCACTGATTGTTAGTTGAACCAATCCGACTGACAGTTAAAGCAGAGTGAAGAGAAACTGTGCTATTCAATGGCGGCTTGCTATGGCAAGCCGCTTTTTGGCGGGATTAAGTCACCTCTGGCTTTTCGCAATTATTTGAAGAAATATTCCATAGAAGATCAAAGATATGGTACCTTAAAAAAGAAATTGCCTGAAGCAGATCCTGGTGAGGTTGAGGGCTATATTATAGAAAGAAAATAACAAATAGCGGCTGAAATTGAAAAGCTGGCAATGGAGGAATTACGAATGGAAATGTCGGAATGGAAAGGTGCAGCGGGAGTTTGCATCAATGAAAAAAATGAAGTGTTGCTGGTGCTGCAAGGTCCTCCAGGAGAAGAGAAGAAATGGACGGTTCCTGCAGGCGGCATCGAACAAGGCGAAAGCCTGCGTGAATGCATTGAGCGGGAATTCTATGAAGAAACGGGTCTTACAGTGAAAGTTACCGATGAATTGAAAGTTAGAAGTGGAGAGTACGAAAACGCCGCTGTGTCTTTTGATGTCCATTATTTCAAAGTGGAAGTTACAGGCGGAGAAATTACGCTTCAAGAAGGCGATGAATGGATTTCGGATGTGGCATGGAAATCGTTAGGCGAGCTTGCCAAGTTGGACATGGCGTATCCAGACGATGCAAAATTGATAGAATCGCTGATCCAACACTGATAAAAGCATATATCATAAAGAAAAAGGGTATTATATGAATAAGATTTTATATAGGAGGGATTCGATGAGAAAAGATCGGGAAGATCACGAAGGTGAAGAGCTGATTCCGGAAGTCGAGCCGCGCCGCGATATGCCAGACACTAAAGAAATAGATCCGATGCCAGACAGAGAACTAGAGTATGAAGAAAATTCGAATGAAAAGTATAGAGATAATCCACCGCATGAAAAATGAGGCAAGCCGCTTGCGGCTTGCTTTTTACATAAGTGTTTATCATTGCTTAGCTGTAAGGGGGAATAATCATGCCGCAATATTTATTTGAAAACGCGATTTGGCAAGAAGAAGGAGATATTGAAGATAAAGATTTCCTTAAATTTTTGCCGAACAATAAAAAAATGCATTCTTGGATTAAGGATTCACGCGACATAACCGTTAATATTTTGCATACAGAAACGTCAGAAAGCGGAAATGAAGCAATCTGGGGATCTCTTATTTATCGCCAAAACCCAAAAAAGAAAGATGACTTGGAGGTATTTCATTTTTATTTATCGAAAGATATTTTGGTGACAAATGAATTGGATTTTGAGACAGATGAGGACTTGGATAAAGATTCTGTCCTTAGGCAAATGAAAGAAACGGAATCCACAACTGAGTTAATGATGATTTTGCTGGGAGATATGATCAGTTCAATTCTCCATAAAATTGATGTGTTCGAAGAACAGCTCCGCAACTTGTTGTGGGAAATAAGAGAAAGAAATGATAAAAAAACCTTAGATAAAATTGAAGTTGTACGCCATGAAATTCTTTTATGGCAAAACTTAGTGATGGGATTTTTAGAAATAAGGATGGCTATTTTTGAAACGTTCGGCAAAGATGTAGAAAAAGAGAAAGAATACATACGGACCTCGGCGCGCATTGACCGCTGCATTATGTTGATTAGGTCGTATAAAGACGAGATCAATAATATGGTGGATATGGAGAATGTAGTGGCCAATTACCGCGGAAACGAAATAATGAAGACATTAACTGTTCTAACGACGCTTTTCACTCCAGTGATGGCATTTGGTGCGTTATGGGGAATGAATTTTGAAAAAATGCCGGAATTGAGCTGGACTTATGGTTATTTAGGCTCGTTGATTGTGATTGTCGCTTCAACGGTTTTTCTCTATTTTTATTTGAAAAACCGAGGATGGACAGGAGATATATTAAAAACCGCTTTAAGCAAAAGTTCCAAACTGAAAAAACAGTAAAAGCGAATGGATGTCCTGTTTGAAGAACCAAGAGTCCTAATTACCGTAAAAGAAAAACAAAGGAGCCAACCCATATTCATTGGGGCGGCTCCTTTGTTTGCAAATAAACTGAATAGCTAATGGAGTATAGCTTGACGCTGTTTTTCAACTCTTTAATAACGGAATTTATCTTTTTCAAGTTCCTCCAGCAAATCGGAATAGCGCTGAAGGTCTTGATCTCCATGCTTTTCGATATAGGAGGCTATAAGTTCTTTCAGTTCTTTCCGATGGCGTTCAACGGCGACGAGTTTCTCTTTTAGCGTTTGACGTCTCCACAGCTCAAGTTCTTTCACATCATCCATTTTCT is part of the Planococcus shenhongbingii genome and harbors:
- a CDS encoding BCCT family transporter, which encodes MKKVTSVFWISLVLCLGMVVWGLVSPTTFNGYTGYLTAVISDVFGWYYLITVFVILAFCIYMIFSKYANIKLGKADEDPEFSLPTWFAMLFSAGMGMGLVFWTTAEPISHAFTSTPRSEPGSQEAISEALQFSFFHWGVHAWAVYGIVALVLAYFKFHNGAPGLISATLVPLFGEKAMAGTPGKLIDILAVFATVVGVASTLGFGTAQLNEGMSFLFGTPNTFTFQLLILAISTVLYVGSAWSGIGKGIKHLSNINMAVAVVLLLMMLFAGPTLYILNSFTDAFGGYLNNFFNMSFNLESQNPEKRAWVNSWTIFYWAWWVSWAPFVGIFIARISRGRTIKEFMIGVLFAPSLVCFIFFAVFGASALNLEQNGVAKISEYSIETATFGMLQHYPFGTLMAFFTLFVIAIFFITSADSATFVLGMQTTGGLLNPPNLVKITWGFIQAAVAAIVLYTGGTQGLQNALIIAALPFSLVILLMGVSFFKTIQKDPLVNKPKRT
- a CDS encoding LysM peptidoglycan-binding domain-containing protein; its protein translation is MKKHIIALTAIAALSVGAAGQASAQSSYTVNSGDTLWGISQAQNVSVEQLKGWNDLSSDLIFPQQQLELGSEGKEAAVSEDRATYTVASGDTLFKVAQAHNISLEELMSWNGITGHWIYPGDKLVVKGGTPISVPKAPKEAAAPAQAAPAAPAAAPAQAAAKAPAKAAAPAQAAASTQSGKEMTVSATAYTAFCAGCSGVTATGQDLRSNPNQKVIAVDPTVIPLGSKVWVEGYGTAIAGDTGGAIKGNKIDVFIPSQGAALDWGRKTVNIKILD
- a CDS encoding gluconate 2-dehydrogenase subunit 3 family protein, which codes for MSKKEKNFSRRDFLKTSGIAAGALVGGGIIGGLIASNTGTQNALPGTSPATDGEAGSAGGARGLMFFKNDAEFQILAQATERIFPEDDLGPGAIGLGVPYYIDQQLAGAYGENSKEYMQGPFLEGESTQGYQSRLRRNEMFRQGLQIMQQEAQKRFNANFVDLEGRQMDEILTAFQEDEIQMKGVSALFFFRILRSATLEGAYSDPIYGGNRNMEGWRMKGFPGHQSAYINQIESEEFQEIEPQSLGMKH
- a CDS encoding GMC family oxidoreductase translates to MVTTLDKVDVVTIGVGWLGGIIAAECAKEGLKVVGLERGRERGTADFASVHDELRYAIRYELMQDLSKETVTFRNNRNQRALPMRQMGSFLLGEHLGGAGTHWNGHTWRFLPYDFEIKTLTDQKYGANKLSPDYTIQDWGITYDELEPYMTKFEQTAGISGEDKNPFWGKRSADYPTPPMKKTPILKKFETASTKLGYSPFMLPSANLSEAYENPDGAKINACQYCGFCERFGCEYGAKSSAEITVIPTARNTGNFDIKFNANAVEIMKQGDKVTGVRYFDTVTFEEFIQPAEVVVLTSYVMNNAKLLMVSKIGEQYDPATGRGTLGKNYAYQILPGASGFFEEKMNTFMGAGALGMTVDDFNGDNFDHADLDFIHGASLSITQTGNRPILTNPIPPDTPSWGAEFKKASIENFTRTLSVGGQGASMPHKENYMALDSTYKDVYGVPLLQITYNFTDQDKALHAYLTEKAAGIMQEMGAKTVVGGSPISDYDIVPYQTTHNTGGTIMGADPATSVVNNFLQHWDAENLFVVSAGNFPHNGGYNPTGTVGALAYRCAEGIINYSKNGGALV
- the tatA gene encoding twin-arginine translocase TatA/TatE family subunit encodes the protein MGGLASIGVPGLIIILVIVLILFGPKKLPEIGGAVGKTFSEFKRSTKGLMDDDEDETVEKQEKKSEKL
- the tatC gene encoding twin-arginine translocase subunit TatC, yielding MDPYGERKLISPLSKKAALLGESAEKILEEPPVKPEPPKIEQPEEQAESLVDHLGELRKQLIKSIFVFLFFLLLVFSTLNFWFPYIVKGHDLVILGPLEVIKFYTSISATLALGLSLPFLCYFLWQFVKPGLLETEARFVGLYSPAMLILFLLGISFGYFIVNPLSFQFLIGMGEANFAVMISANEYIHFLIMTTIPLGLLFEMPIVALFLSSIGLLTSESMKNVRKWSYLVIAIVSALITPPDFISQLIVLIPMAVLYEVSIYIVRRIEVKKANVESSAM
- a CDS encoding GNAT family N-acetyltransferase, encoding MTINVEEIEDLKTVDVSKLVEESEAEGYRFLKRLVSQYEDGTNTFNQAGEALYGVWDQHGHLIAIGGLNRDPYSNKEGVGRLRRFYISPNSRRQGIGTLLLKEIINHGRDHFKEIVVRTDSAAADAFYRANGFSADLGLPEATHGLTLDNGVKETAR
- a CDS encoding NUDIX hydrolase, which codes for MEMSEWKGAAGVCINEKNEVLLVLQGPPGEEKKWTVPAGGIEQGESLRECIEREFYEETGLTVKVTDELKVRSGEYENAAVSFDVHYFKVEVTGGEITLQEGDEWISDVAWKSLGELAKLDMAYPDDAKLIESLIQH
- a CDS encoding magnesium transporter CorA family protein, producing the protein MPQYLFENAIWQEEGDIEDKDFLKFLPNNKKMHSWIKDSRDITVNILHTETSESGNEAIWGSLIYRQNPKKKDDLEVFHFYLSKDILVTNELDFETDEDLDKDSVLRQMKETESTTELMMILLGDMISSILHKIDVFEEQLRNLLWEIRERNDKKTLDKIEVVRHEILLWQNLVMGFLEIRMAIFETFGKDVEKEKEYIRTSARIDRCIMLIRSYKDEINNMVDMENVVANYRGNEIMKTLTVLTTLFTPVMAFGALWGMNFEKMPELSWTYGYLGSLIVIVASTVFLYFYLKNRGWTGDILKTALSKSSKLKKQ